From a region of the Pseudanabaena sp. ABRG5-3 genome:
- a CDS encoding type II secretion system F family protein: protein MAKFQANLKDSKGKSVQQTMVAESLKEARDTWRQKGFVIQEIKEVKSGFSFSAITMKKVTVKDLALFSRQLATLVNAGVSMVRGLGVMVDQCSNPRLKIALTEVLDDVQQGTNFSDALRKHPKVFDKLYCAMVQAGETGGVLDDVLARLATLLEDSARLNNQIKSAMTYPIVVTSIAVIIFLAMCIFIIPIFDGVFKSLGGELPAFTQILVNISNFLKSPSVLILPITFFGLGFAYNRVYATPAGKLYFDGLFLKFPLFGDLVVKTAVARFARTFGSLSRAGVPILASLEITAETAGNLVICNAIESARNAVREGGQIAPAMEKTEVFPVMALQMVSIGEETGEIDKMLMKVADFYENEVEEAVKALTSLMEPLMIVVLGGMVGSIIVGMYLPIFSIMDKIK, encoded by the coding sequence ATGGCAAAGTTTCAAGCCAATTTAAAGGACTCTAAGGGCAAATCTGTACAGCAGACCATGGTTGCCGAATCTCTCAAAGAGGCGCGTGATACTTGGAGACAAAAAGGTTTTGTTATTCAAGAAATCAAAGAAGTGAAGAGCGGATTTAGTTTTTCTGCTATCACGATGAAAAAGGTGACGGTCAAGGACTTAGCGTTATTTTCACGACAATTAGCGACCTTGGTCAATGCAGGGGTATCAATGGTGCGTGGTTTGGGCGTTATGGTTGATCAATGCTCCAATCCTCGACTGAAAATCGCCCTTACGGAAGTTCTTGATGATGTGCAGCAAGGTACTAACTTTTCCGATGCGCTGCGGAAGCACCCCAAGGTTTTTGACAAACTCTATTGTGCGATGGTGCAAGCAGGGGAAACGGGTGGTGTGCTTGATGATGTATTAGCTCGTCTAGCAACATTGCTTGAGGATTCAGCCCGCTTAAATAACCAGATTAAGTCAGCAATGACCTATCCGATCGTAGTTACTTCGATCGCTGTCATCATCTTCTTAGCGATGTGTATTTTCATCATTCCGATCTTTGATGGTGTATTCAAGAGCTTAGGTGGTGAGTTACCTGCATTTACCCAAATATTGGTCAATATCAGTAACTTCTTAAAGAGTCCCTCGGTCTTGATCTTGCCGATTACTTTCTTTGGACTGGGTTTTGCTTACAATCGCGTGTATGCAACTCCTGCTGGTAAGCTCTATTTTGATGGTCTGTTCTTGAAGTTTCCTTTGTTTGGCGATCTTGTTGTTAAAACTGCCGTTGCTCGATTTGCACGGACGTTTGGCTCGCTCTCCCGTGCAGGTGTACCGATTTTGGCTTCACTGGAAATTACTGCTGAGACCGCAGGTAATCTGGTGATCTGTAATGCGATCGAGTCCGCCAGAAATGCGGTGCGCGAAGGTGGTCAAATTGCACCTGCAATGGAAAAAACGGAAGTATTTCCTGTAATGGCTTTGCAAATGGTCAGCATCGGTGAAGAAACTGGGGAAATCGATAAGATGTTGATGAAGGTCGCTGACTTCTATGAAAACGAAGTTGAGGAAGCGGTCAAAGCACTGACAAGTTTAATGGAACCTTTGATGATCGTGGTCTTAGGTGGCATGGTCGGTTCGATTATCGTTGGTATGTACTTACC
- a CDS encoding type IV pilus twitching motility protein PilT: protein MDYIIEDLMEEVVERKGSDLHLSAGLPPYIRINGHLTRTDRDPLTPEECQRLIFAMLNNNQRKTLEQSWELDCSYGVKGLARFRVNVYKDRGTYAACLRALSSKIPDMDDLNLPPIVRELSEKPRGLVLVTGPTGSGKTTTLAAMIQTINKTRAEHILTVEDPIEFVYESVKSVIHQRQVGEDTKTFANALKAALREDPDVILVGEMRDLETIQLAVSAAETGHLVFGTLHTSSASQTVDRMVDVFPPEQQGQIRVQLSNSLVAVLSQTLVPRHNPQPGQFGRVMAQEIMVVTPAISNLIREGKTAQMYGFIQTGGKDSMQTLESVLAKLYLDGDITFEAAMSKTSRPEELLRVVGPNPAPVMKRKAVGDLRSPDMVRSRSISG, encoded by the coding sequence ATGGACTATATCATCGAGGATTTGATGGAAGAGGTGGTAGAGCGTAAGGGGTCTGATTTGCACCTCTCCGCAGGGCTTCCACCCTATATTCGCATCAATGGTCATCTCACCCGTACCGATCGCGACCCTCTTACACCCGAAGAATGTCAGCGTTTAATTTTTGCAATGTTGAATAACAACCAGCGCAAAACCCTCGAACAAAGTTGGGAACTAGACTGCTCCTATGGGGTAAAAGGATTAGCAAGATTTCGGGTCAATGTGTACAAGGATCGCGGAACCTATGCAGCTTGCTTACGTGCGCTTTCTTCCAAAATTCCTGATATGGATGATCTCAATCTGCCACCGATTGTCCGTGAACTGAGCGAAAAACCACGAGGATTAGTACTGGTGACAGGTCCTACGGGATCAGGCAAAACCACAACTCTAGCGGCGATGATTCAAACCATCAACAAAACCCGTGCTGAACATATCCTCACCGTAGAAGATCCCATTGAGTTTGTCTACGAATCCGTAAAAAGTGTGATTCACCAACGCCAAGTTGGCGAAGATACCAAAACCTTTGCCAATGCACTTAAGGCTGCCCTGAGAGAAGATCCAGACGTAATCCTTGTTGGGGAAATGCGTGACTTAGAAACAATTCAGCTTGCGGTATCTGCTGCCGAAACAGGACATCTCGTATTTGGGACATTGCATACTAGTTCTGCTTCTCAGACTGTCGATCGCATGGTGGATGTATTTCCTCCTGAGCAGCAAGGACAAATTCGTGTACAGCTTTCTAACTCCCTCGTGGCGGTATTGAGTCAAACCCTTGTCCCTCGTCATAATCCTCAACCGGGGCAGTTTGGACGGGTAATGGCTCAGGAAATTATGGTGGTTACACCTGCGATCTCTAACCTGATTCGTGAAGGGAAGACTGCCCAAATGTATGGCTTTATCCAAACAGGTGGTAAGGATTCCATGCAGACCCTTGAATCGGTTTTAGCCAAGTTATATCTGGATGGAGATATTACCTTTGAAGCGGCGATGTCTAAAACTTCACGTCCTGAAGAATTACTACGGGTAGTTGGTCCTAACCCTGCACCTGTAATGAAACGCAAAGCTGTGGGAGATCTGCGATCGCCAGATATGGTGCGCTCAAGATCAATTAGTGGTTAG
- a CDS encoding GspE/PulE family protein, which yields MNTSDQAPNTAASRNRTKALAKRGGRTPFESKLIQEGHATSDQFDRAVKDSQEQNVPFLMALEQILGQQLAPDITRYYKRQQLFELRVLYGIEPIDPDVEVDKFDIPTLSTLLDSNIIPVSSCRDCEILPLSKSENSITLAVVAPDSYKVQNEIARLLKNITVIRRVIAREDFHRTFDNIVQFQINKSSKAEGAISDEDLQVKDDVFGEDITDADQGDELMVGGENSAPIISLVDKILVRALKEGCSDIHIEPQEKDLCIRLRKDGVLREYFFLSDNKRLPKNIINAVISRFKIISNLNIAEKRVPQDGKLKRNFQGRRVDFRVNTCPTQNGEKVCLRILDNSNTQLGLNKLISDPESLELMQSFAKRPYGLILVTGPTGSGKTTTLYSTLAECNDPGINISTAEDPVEYNLPGLTQCQVLREKGMTFASILRAFLRQDPDVILVGETRDAETAKTAIEAALTGHLVLTTLHTNDAPSCIARLEEMGVEPFMASTAIIGVLAQRLLRRVCDNCRIPYNPSQEELDRFGLPSTDLEKTFYRANIVNREAMLPGQRVCPKCNGSGYKGRAGVYEIMKMTERLQSAINKGATTEVIKEIAVQEGMKTLMAYAFDLVRQGATTLDEVLRVVYTDKGREAEERARRGKGLECDNCDAMLTPETVECPYCTTPRTF from the coding sequence ATGAATACATCAGATCAAGCGCCAAATACTGCCGCGAGCAGAAACAGAACCAAAGCTCTTGCTAAACGGGGAGGTCGCACTCCTTTTGAGAGCAAACTCATTCAAGAAGGACATGCTACCTCAGACCAGTTCGATCGCGCTGTCAAGGATAGTCAAGAACAGAATGTTCCATTTCTCATGGCCCTAGAGCAAATTTTGGGTCAACAACTTGCCCCAGACATTACCCGCTATTACAAGCGCCAACAGCTTTTTGAACTGCGTGTCCTTTACGGCATCGAACCGATCGACCCCGATGTTGAAGTTGACAAATTTGATATCCCCACCCTCAGTACCTTACTCGACTCCAATATTATCCCCGTTTCTAGTTGCCGCGACTGTGAGATTCTCCCTCTATCCAAAAGTGAAAACAGCATTACCCTTGCAGTAGTTGCGCCCGACAGTTATAAAGTCCAAAATGAAATTGCACGACTGCTCAAAAATATAACGGTGATTAGGCGAGTGATTGCTCGCGAGGATTTTCATCGCACATTTGATAATATTGTGCAATTTCAAATCAACAAGAGTTCCAAGGCTGAAGGCGCAATCAGTGACGAAGATCTCCAAGTTAAAGATGATGTCTTTGGTGAAGATATAACAGATGCAGATCAAGGCGATGAACTCATGGTTGGGGGCGAAAACTCCGCCCCAATCATTAGCCTTGTAGACAAAATCTTAGTCAGAGCGCTCAAAGAAGGATGCTCAGATATTCACATCGAGCCACAGGAAAAAGATCTCTGCATTCGTCTGCGTAAGGATGGTGTATTGCGAGAATACTTCTTCCTCAGTGACAACAAGCGTTTACCCAAGAACATTATCAACGCTGTTATTTCTCGCTTCAAGATTATTTCTAACCTCAATATCGCGGAGAAACGGGTTCCCCAAGATGGCAAGCTGAAGCGTAACTTCCAAGGTCGTCGTGTAGATTTCCGTGTCAATACCTGCCCCACCCAAAACGGTGAAAAAGTATGTCTACGGATTCTCGACAACTCCAATACCCAACTTGGACTGAATAAACTGATCAGCGATCCCGAAAGTTTGGAACTGATGCAAAGTTTTGCCAAACGTCCCTATGGACTGATTCTAGTTACAGGTCCTACGGGGTCAGGTAAAACCACCACTCTCTACTCAACCCTCGCTGAATGTAACGATCCAGGCATTAACATTAGTACTGCCGAAGATCCCGTTGAATATAATCTTCCTGGACTGACTCAATGCCAAGTTCTACGGGAAAAAGGCATGACCTTTGCCAGTATTCTCCGCGCTTTCCTCCGCCAAGATCCTGACGTAATCCTTGTGGGTGAGACTCGCGACGCAGAAACTGCCAAAACCGCGATCGAAGCGGCGCTAACAGGTCACTTAGTCTTAACAACACTACATACCAACGATGCACCTAGTTGTATTGCCCGTCTTGAAGAAATGGGTGTCGAACCATTCATGGCAAGTACAGCGATTATTGGTGTGCTAGCTCAGCGTCTACTCCGCCGAGTCTGTGACAACTGCCGCATCCCCTACAATCCATCGCAAGAGGAACTCGATCGCTTTGGCTTGCCCAGTACTGACCTCGAAAAAACCTTCTACCGAGCTAATATCGTTAACCGTGAAGCCATGCTCCCCGGTCAGCGCGTATGTCCAAAATGTAACGGCTCTGGATACAAGGGTCGGGCAGGTGTCTACGAGATCATGAAAATGACCGAACGTCTGCAAAGCGCGATCAACAAGGGGGCAACCACTGAAGTGATCAAAGAAATTGCTGTCCAAGAAGGGATGAAAACCTTGATGGCATATGCCTTTGATTTGGTCAGACAGGGCGCAACTACTCTTGATGAAGTACTACGTGTGGTTTACACAGACAAAGGAAGAGAAGCCGAAGAACGCGCTCGTCGAGGCAAAGGGCTTGAATGCGACAACTGTGATGCTATGCTCACACCTGAAACTGTCGAATGTCCTTACTGCACCACACCGAGAACCTTCTAA
- a CDS encoding D-alanyl-lipoteichoic acid biosynthesis protein DltD encodes MEITSLDAKDAPPISTEASPDLASLNSDLAISRLSEITDKNPASDLASFPRTEAPSALPEGLSGLKISHTKQKGDCLYIYSKDREVGCATQILEAIAPSTQDLDSSVLFAEGIRRLKLQGNTWALGVDLPIAPSAIIAAEVIATLLTSFQQDPKLAQTKLKLLLQNNCLNLLCETSTKILQAEMAIPMLNTLRTVKSSEYFQAVTVSNRVIGEKKPNWSFEIDLLAIGVQSPNLEISESLEASHHEVAEISSPESIELQPWQQVLAYADNCWICCKQAWKLIGQTSPQVPSVAICVASLAIGLGATVMLDRTLNHYAQPHEQTKLVITDPKINLQDNAPDKGIANKPALNFNIALFNEKLALLDWQITNKKRSPDVLIVGSSRALRGIEPSVLETALINKGFKGASVFNLGIDGATAKVVNLQVTQILSRPQLPRMIIWADGLRAFNSSRSDITYDEITASTGYKQLQETLKNNGINPEPLSPNIATKPENPISQAFSTIFATSSKRQEVRTSVVKGFDRNTHLLSNSEALIAATMPSTATALDSKGFVAFDVTFDPNTYFQKYPQVPGDYDLDYRNFDTSGSQFDAFANVVDFCRRNNVELLVVNMPLHNTYLDAIRTRYEASFNSRMQELALREGFTYLDISQAIPNQAEFFSDPSHLNQKGAIAIAQMLAQNPKIPWQALKNR; translated from the coding sequence ATGGAAATAACATCCTTAGATGCGAAAGATGCACCCCCCATATCCACAGAAGCAAGCCCAGATTTAGCCAGCTTAAACTCAGATTTGGCGATAAGTCGATTGAGTGAAATTACTGATAAAAATCCCGCATCAGATCTCGCATCATTCCCAAGGACAGAAGCTCCAAGTGCTTTGCCAGAAGGTCTATCAGGGCTGAAAATTTCGCATACCAAGCAAAAAGGCGATTGCTTATATATTTATAGTAAAGATCGAGAGGTTGGTTGCGCTACTCAAATTTTAGAAGCGATCGCTCCTAGTACACAGGATCTAGATAGTTCAGTTTTATTTGCAGAAGGAATTCGCCGCCTCAAATTACAAGGAAATACTTGGGCTTTAGGTGTGGACTTACCGATCGCCCCATCAGCGATTATTGCCGCAGAAGTCATTGCTACCTTACTCACCAGTTTTCAGCAAGATCCAAAACTAGCCCAAACTAAGCTGAAGTTGCTGTTACAAAACAATTGCCTCAATTTGCTATGTGAAACAAGTACCAAGATCTTGCAAGCAGAGATGGCAATACCGATGTTAAATACTTTGCGAACTGTCAAGTCATCGGAATATTTTCAGGCGGTGACTGTTTCCAATCGTGTTATTGGCGAAAAAAAGCCTAATTGGTCTTTTGAGATTGATCTGCTGGCGATCGGCGTGCAAAGCCCTAACCTTGAAATATCCGAGTCATTGGAAGCATCTCATCACGAAGTAGCCGAAATTAGCAGTCCCGAATCCATTGAACTTCAACCTTGGCAACAGGTGCTTGCCTACGCTGACAATTGCTGGATTTGCTGCAAACAAGCTTGGAAATTAATTGGTCAAACTTCTCCCCAAGTACCTTCAGTGGCGATATGTGTGGCAAGTTTAGCGATCGGTTTAGGGGCGACTGTAATGCTCGATCGCACCCTCAATCATTACGCCCAACCCCATGAGCAAACTAAGCTGGTAATCACTGATCCTAAAATCAATCTGCAAGACAATGCTCCTGATAAAGGGATTGCCAATAAACCTGCGCTAAATTTTAATATCGCGTTATTTAATGAAAAATTAGCACTGCTAGATTGGCAAATCACTAATAAAAAGCGATCGCCCGATGTGTTGATCGTTGGTAGTTCTAGAGCATTGCGGGGTATAGAACCCAGTGTATTAGAAACAGCCTTGATCAATAAGGGATTCAAAGGCGCTAGTGTTTTCAATCTAGGTATTGATGGCGCTACTGCTAAGGTGGTGAACCTGCAAGTCACGCAAATTCTGTCACGCCCCCAACTTCCGAGGATGATTATTTGGGCAGATGGATTGCGGGCTTTTAATAGTAGTCGTAGCGATATTACCTATGATGAAATTACGGCTTCTACAGGCTATAAACAATTGCAGGAAACATTAAAAAACAATGGGATTAATCCTGAGCCTCTCTCTCCCAACATTGCTACCAAACCCGAAAATCCAATTTCACAAGCATTCAGTACAATTTTTGCCACTTCTAGCAAACGCCAAGAGGTAAGGACTTCTGTCGTTAAAGGCTTTGATCGCAATACCCATCTACTCAGCAATAGTGAAGCCTTGATTGCGGCGACGATGCCTAGCACTGCAACTGCCCTTGATTCCAAAGGATTTGTTGCCTTTGACGTTACCTTCGATCCCAATACCTATTTCCAAAAATATCCCCAAGTCCCTGGGGATTATGATCTCGACTATCGTAATTTCGATACCAGTGGCTCCCAGTTCGATGCCTTTGCTAATGTCGTCGATTTTTGCCGCCGCAATAATGTTGAGCTTTTGGTGGTGAATATGCCCTTACATAACACCTATCTTGATGCTATTCGCACCCGCTATGAGGCTAGTTTTAATAGCAGGATGCAGGAGCTTGCCCTGCGGGAAGGTTTTACCTATCTTGATATTTCCCAAGCAATCCCCAATCAAGCGGAGTTTTTTTCTGACCCTAGCCACTTGAATCAAAAAGGCGCGATCGCGATCGCCCAAATGCTTGCCCAAAACCCCAAAATTCCTTGGCAAGCTCTCAAAAACCGTTAG
- a CDS encoding sensor domain-containing diguanylate cyclase codes for MQEPSYPENESIRIETLRSLNILDTPSEERFDRLTRLAKRLFAVPIAMVSLIDSNRQWFKSCVGADFKETPRNISFCGHAILGNDILVIPDATLDERFHDNPLVTDEPKIRFYAGVPLVVADSSKVGTLCLIDQQPRTLSDDEQELLRDLGHLAEQELAAIRLATIDELTQISNRRGFKSLATHALNLCKRMNKPASLFFFDLDLFKEINDRYGHAEGDRALIGFSKILQETFRESDVIGRLGGDEFVALLTNADLKESQLILHRLDQIRETFNKQEARGYDILCSVGTIEFDVNRHQSVDDLLQDGDRLMYKQKQAKRTKASVSKDL; via the coding sequence ATGCAAGAACCAAGCTACCCAGAAAACGAATCTATTCGGATTGAGACCTTGCGATCGCTAAATATTCTCGATACACCTTCAGAAGAACGTTTTGATCGTCTAACAAGACTAGCTAAACGGCTATTTGCAGTACCAATCGCGATGGTTAGCTTGATTGACTCTAATCGTCAATGGTTCAAGTCCTGTGTAGGCGCAGATTTCAAAGAAACACCAAGAAATATCTCCTTTTGTGGTCACGCGATCCTAGGCAATGACATTTTAGTTATTCCTGATGCCACCCTTGATGAGCGCTTTCATGATAATCCTCTGGTGACAGATGAACCAAAAATTCGTTTCTATGCTGGAGTTCCCCTCGTTGTTGCCGATAGCAGTAAAGTTGGTACGCTCTGTTTGATTGATCAACAACCTCGGACACTCAGTGATGATGAGCAAGAATTACTACGCGATTTGGGACATTTGGCAGAGCAAGAGTTAGCCGCTATCCGACTTGCTACCATCGATGAATTAACCCAAATTTCTAATCGGCGTGGGTTCAAATCCTTGGCAACCCATGCCCTAAATCTCTGTAAGCGGATGAATAAACCTGCCTCACTTTTCTTCTTTGATCTTGATTTGTTTAAAGAAATTAATGATCGCTATGGACATGCAGAAGGCGATCGCGCCTTGATTGGTTTCAGCAAAATTTTACAAGAGACTTTTCGGGAATCAGATGTCATCGGTAGACTTGGTGGGGATGAGTTTGTCGCCTTATTAACCAATGCAGATCTAAAAGAGAGCCAATTAATTCTCCATCGTCTAGATCAAATACGGGAAACCTTCAATAAACAGGAGGCGCGTGGCTACGATATCCTTTGCAGTGTCGGCACAATTGAGTTTGATGTAAACAGACATCAATCCGTTGACGATCTTCTACAGGATGGCGATCGCCTCATGTACAAACAAAAACAAGCAAAGCGAACAAAGGCATCTGTCAGCAAAGACCTATAG
- a CDS encoding TPM domain-containing protein gives MIKPTLQRFVQKLTQRFGAIAIAIILPLALVFTHVPAAQAYDAPELLPEKYTNVIDLGRFLTDSEELALDQKLMRFEELTGWKLRVLTQVDRTPGRAVKDFWGLDDRSVMLVADSRGRNLLNFSVGDEVYPLLSRGFWIELQSRYGNQFYVREQGYDQAILSSIDAITNCLEQDGCAVVPGIPQEQWILTLITSIVGGVVFGFAGHPRKEGEIFAWKWALIFTPLWGMLFISFGLGPVLTRTSEWVPIVRNVAGFVGGAVIAYLIPSPKRVTPTPEAR, from the coding sequence ATGATTAAGCCCACCCTACAGAGATTTGTCCAGAAATTGACGCAGAGATTTGGCGCGATCGCGATCGCCATAATCCTACCCTTAGCGCTTGTCTTTACCCATGTTCCTGCGGCTCAAGCCTATGATGCACCAGAGCTATTGCCAGAAAAATATACCAATGTGATTGATCTGGGTCGATTTTTGACAGATTCTGAAGAGTTGGCGCTTGATCAAAAGTTAATGCGATTTGAAGAATTAACAGGTTGGAAATTGAGGGTGCTGACTCAGGTAGACCGTACCCCCGGTCGTGCAGTTAAGGATTTTTGGGGACTTGATGATCGCAGTGTGATGTTGGTTGCGGACTCACGGGGGCGCAATTTACTGAATTTTAGTGTTGGTGACGAGGTTTATCCCTTACTATCCCGTGGTTTCTGGATTGAATTGCAATCCCGCTATGGCAATCAATTTTATGTACGCGAGCAGGGTTACGATCAAGCAATTTTGTCTTCCATTGATGCTATTACTAATTGTCTTGAGCAAGATGGTTGTGCGGTCGTCCCCGGAATTCCCCAAGAGCAATGGATTCTGACCTTGATTACTTCCATTGTTGGTGGTGTTGTTTTTGGCTTTGCAGGACATCCACGGAAGGAAGGTGAAATTTTTGCTTGGAAATGGGCCTTGATTTTCACACCCCTGTGGGGCATGTTGTTTATTTCCTTTGGTTTAGGTCCTGTCCTCACGCGGACTAGTGAATGGGTTCCCATTGTGCGGAATGTCGCAGGATTTGTAGGTGGTGCAGTGATTGCTTATCTGATTCCTTCGCCAAAGAGAGTTACCCCAACGCCAGAGGCCCGATAA
- the ylqF gene encoding ribosome biogenesis GTPase YlqF, whose product MASPIQWYPGHIAKAEKQLLEQLKLVDVVIEVRDSRILMSSRHPKIEKWVEGKSHILVCNRIDAISSTAKSQWTRWFTEQDRMAYFTDAQAGKGMVDLLKAAQVAGEKVNERRHNRGMLPRPVRAVVVGFPNVGKSALINRLLKKKVVASANKPGVTRQLRWIRISDEIELLDTPGVIPPLLHDQDAALKLAICDDIGQAAYDNVLVAAEAVELLIQLNAKLSSRYLIDPATVTSGIEYIHEVAALNKFQGDLDKVARLILYDFRKGKLGAIALELPPS is encoded by the coding sequence ATGGCAAGCCCAATTCAGTGGTATCCAGGTCATATCGCCAAAGCTGAAAAGCAGTTGTTAGAACAACTAAAATTGGTTGATGTGGTCATTGAGGTGCGTGATTCGCGCATCTTGATGTCTAGCAGACATCCCAAAATTGAAAAATGGGTAGAAGGAAAATCACATATTCTTGTGTGCAATCGCATTGATGCCATATCCTCAACGGCAAAATCGCAGTGGACACGTTGGTTTACAGAACAAGATCGCATGGCATACTTTACCGACGCTCAAGCAGGTAAGGGAATGGTCGATTTACTCAAGGCTGCCCAAGTTGCTGGCGAAAAGGTCAACGAAAGACGGCATAATCGGGGAATGTTACCGCGCCCTGTGCGGGCTGTGGTGGTCGGATTTCCTAATGTGGGCAAGTCAGCCCTAATCAACCGTTTGCTCAAGAAAAAAGTCGTAGCAAGTGCGAATAAACCGGGGGTGACGCGCCAATTGCGTTGGATCAGGATTTCCGATGAAATTGAGTTGTTAGATACCCCTGGGGTAATTCCACCTTTGTTACATGATCAAGATGCGGCACTGAAGTTGGCGATATGTGATGACATCGGACAAGCTGCCTATGACAATGTCTTAGTTGCGGCTGAAGCCGTAGAGCTGTTAATTCAGTTAAATGCAAAGTTGAGTAGTCGATATCTGATTGACCCCGCAACCGTAACATCAGGGATTGAATATATTCATGAAGTCGCGGCTTTAAACAAATTTCAAGGTGATCTCGATAAAGTCGCAAGGCTAATTTTGTACGATTTCCGTAAAGGCAAATTGGGCGCGATCGCCTTGGAATTACCGCCATCCTAG
- the rnhA gene encoding ribonuclease HI has protein sequence MTSKIYLKGVKAYGYIGYLPEENVLGQWFEVDATLWVDFEKASYSDDIEDTVNYISCIRKIENLIQTQKFKLIERLAGAIADSLLEDEKIAQAEVKIIKHPPIPNFLGSVAVEIVRSRIQSQSTKVTNQLESTPIPNSQSPIPNSQSPIPNSTESKIISIHTDGACSKNPGPGGWGVVVHFSDGSTKELGGGLRETTNNQMELQGAIAALEFLATHKQSTPVDLYTDSKYVLDGITKWIKGWKKNGWKTKDNKPVKNQEYWQQLDPLNTSNIRWHWVEGHSGDPDNERCDAIARSYTAKFA, from the coding sequence ATGACAAGCAAAATCTACTTAAAAGGCGTAAAAGCATACGGATACATAGGATACCTACCTGAAGAGAATGTATTAGGACAATGGTTTGAGGTTGATGCAACCCTGTGGGTCGATTTTGAAAAAGCCAGCTATAGCGATGACATCGAAGATACAGTTAACTATATTTCTTGTATTCGGAAAATCGAGAATCTAATTCAGACTCAGAAATTTAAGTTGATTGAACGCTTAGCTGGGGCGATCGCTGACAGCCTCCTTGAAGATGAAAAAATTGCTCAGGCTGAAGTAAAAATCATCAAGCATCCCCCAATTCCCAATTTCTTAGGTTCCGTCGCTGTCGAAATTGTGCGATCGCGCATTCAATCCCAATCAACAAAGGTCACTAACCAACTAGAATCCACCCCAATCCCCAATTCCCAATCCCCAATTCCCAATTCCCAATCCCCGATTCCTAATTCCACTGAATCCAAAATCATTAGCATCCACACCGACGGAGCCTGTTCTAAAAATCCAGGTCCTGGAGGTTGGGGTGTAGTTGTTCACTTCTCTGATGGCAGCACTAAAGAACTTGGTGGTGGACTGCGCGAAACTACGAATAACCAAATGGAGTTACAGGGTGCGATCGCTGCTTTAGAATTTCTCGCTACTCACAAGCAATCCACGCCTGTCGATCTCTATACCGATAGTAAATACGTCCTAGATGGCATTACCAAATGGATTAAAGGCTGGAAAAAGAATGGCTGGAAAACCAAAGATAATAAGCCCGTCAAAAATCAAGAATATTGGCAACAACTCGATCCCCTCAATACTTCTAATATCCGATGGCATTGGGTAGAGGGACATTCAGGTGATCCTGATAACGAGAGATGCGATGCGATCGCCCGCAGCTATACAGCTAAGTTTGCTTAA
- a CDS encoding Uma2 family endonuclease → MIQTLAKAENQYLVKWGVTWEQFKTLQSAFEEIGGVRMTYCEGELEIMGIGLQHEMISSLLGLLLGYYFVLKRIRFTSTGAYTQKIEPSLEFQADLSFAFGNDPAKTDLCIEIVVTSGSVKKLRKYQLRGIPEVWFWVDGKISIYHLVEDEYVKRDRSEWLPELEVEHLEKCLLIDSQLDAMTAFEEKYA, encoded by the coding sequence ATGATCCAAACTTTAGCTAAGGCAGAAAATCAATATCTCGTTAAATGGGGAGTCACTTGGGAACAGTTTAAAACCTTGCAATCCGCCTTTGAGGAAATTGGTGGAGTGCGGATGACTTATTGTGAGGGAGAACTAGAAATTATGGGTATCGGTTTGCAGCATGAAATGATATCCAGTCTGCTAGGACTTTTGTTAGGCTATTACTTTGTACTCAAACGCATCCGCTTTACATCAACAGGTGCTTATACCCAAAAAATTGAACCTAGTCTTGAGTTTCAGGCTGATTTGTCCTTTGCTTTTGGTAATGATCCTGCAAAGACTGATCTATGTATTGAAATTGTGGTTACTAGCGGAAGCGTTAAAAAGTTAAGGAAATATCAACTAAGGGGTATTCCAGAAGTTTGGTTTTGGGTAGACGGCAAAATTAGTATTTATCACTTAGTTGAAGATGAATATGTAAAACGCGATCGCAGTGAATGGCTACCTGAGTTGGAAGTTGAACATTTAGAAAAATGTTTGTTAATAGATTCGCAGTTGGATGCGATGACAGCTTTTGAAGAAAAATACGCTTAA